One segment of Thermodesulfovibrio sp. 3907-1M DNA contains the following:
- a CDS encoding NADH-quinone oxidoreductase subunit H, which yields MISDFLIYSSIINIFVVLLLSPFFDGFTRKVRALIQSRVGPPPLQSYYDIIKLMGKEDLKSTINPLFRLSPYLSVVSIAVACLLIPITGLTPPLNFWGDIFLFIYIITVVGIAIIITASASENPFAYIGASRKMMLHLSVEPILAIALITGAINAGSFKIGDIVTWYHASGPNVSMLLATVCVFLSLQALIGKIPFDISEAEQEIAEGVLIELSGPKYACVKWANMSRQVLFCLVFTQIFIPWPLLENSLLNTGIALIKVSIIIFISTLIEALNPRLRIDQALKYNLTLAIFSLTSIFLALLGV from the coding sequence ATGATTTCAGATTTTCTCATATATTCATCAATTATAAATATATTTGTCGTTTTACTCCTTTCTCCATTTTTTGATGGATTTACCAGAAAAGTAAGGGCATTGATACAGAGCAGAGTAGGACCTCCTCCGCTTCAATCATATTATGACATTATCAAATTAATGGGAAAGGAAGACCTGAAATCAACGATAAATCCACTTTTCCGGCTTTCACCATATCTGTCAGTTGTAAGCATTGCAGTGGCTTGTCTTTTAATTCCTATAACAGGATTAACTCCACCGTTAAACTTCTGGGGAGATATATTTCTTTTTATTTATATAATTACAGTTGTTGGAATCGCAATAATTATTACCGCATCTGCCTCTGAAAATCCCTTTGCTTACATTGGTGCATCACGAAAAATGATGCTACATCTCTCAGTTGAGCCAATTCTTGCAATAGCTCTCATAACAGGCGCTATAAATGCTGGGTCTTTTAAAATTGGAGATATAGTTACATGGTATCATGCCAGTGGACCAAATGTTTCCATGCTTCTTGCAACAGTCTGTGTATTTCTCTCGCTTCAGGCTTTGATTGGTAAAATTCCCTTTGATATATCTGAAGCTGAACAGGAGATTGCAGAAGGTGTCCTTATTGAATTGAGTGGACCAAAATATGCATGCGTTAAATGGGCTAACATGTCAAGGCAGGTTCTTTTCTGTCTTGTTTTTACTCAGATTTTTATTCCCTGGCCCCTGCTGGAAAACTCTTTATTGAACACAGGCATTGCTTTGATAAAAGTCTCAATAATTATATTTATAAGCACTCTCATTGAAGCTTTAAATCCGAGACTCAGAATTGACCAGGCGCTGAAATATAACCTTACTCTTGCTATTTTTTCATTAACATCTATATTTCTTGCACTTTTAGGGGTGTAA
- a CDS encoding proton-conducting transporter membrane subunit yields the protein MSFILLTFSFIAPALGSLIILLFGKRALVKELFSTFSIILAMLSTVLSWNSLVSSDGKSLSSGEIFYIDGLSLLMQLIVEFVALMVILYSPKYIVRVYGHRKESFHIYYSVILIGTAFMNLSFTLNNLFWLYITVELSSILSVYLVVFNLNKESLKAGFKYLILVNVGILFSLLGIILLFYIAGKPIMISNIGEVIKSLPRNIALLSAFLFIVGFFTKAGLIPFHLWLPDSYAESPSSITVFLAGAVTKLGFYGLARTVTIFSLNYEEIKTLVITLSSLSMLIGAILAFNQRDIKKLIAYISISEMGFIASALALKSYEGLFGGIFHIINHTVMKGILFFSAGAIIYATGSRKIEEIKRSIGKMPTITILFFIGSLAAGGMPLFASFLSSVTIFIAITSEGFLWVSIVLILSEFICAIALLRTAISIFWEKNEKIEVFTSPVPFSMIFCTGVFAVVLIIFGIYPEIIHPVIDMATKGIIKIAG from the coding sequence ATGAGTTTTATTCTGCTCACTTTCAGTTTTATAGCTCCAGCTTTAGGTTCTTTAATAATTCTTCTTTTTGGTAAAAGAGCTTTAGTAAAGGAATTGTTTTCCACTTTTTCAATAATTTTAGCTATGCTGTCAACGGTGCTTTCATGGAATTCATTAGTTTCATCGGATGGAAAATCTTTATCTTCTGGAGAAATTTTTTACATTGATGGATTAAGTCTGCTCATGCAGTTAATAGTTGAATTTGTTGCTTTGATGGTAATTTTATATTCACCAAAATATATTGTTAGAGTTTATGGACACAGAAAAGAAAGCTTTCATATTTATTACAGTGTTATACTTATCGGGACAGCATTTATGAATCTTTCATTCACTTTGAACAATCTTTTCTGGCTTTATATTACAGTTGAATTAAGCAGCATTCTTTCAGTTTATCTCGTTGTTTTCAACTTAAATAAGGAATCATTGAAAGCAGGTTTTAAATATTTAATTTTAGTTAATGTGGGAATTCTTTTTAGCTTGCTCGGAATTATTTTACTTTTCTACATTGCTGGAAAACCTATAATGATAAGCAATATTGGAGAAGTGATTAAAAGTTTACCGCGAAATATTGCCCTTCTGTCTGCATTTTTATTCATTGTTGGATTTTTCACAAAAGCAGGATTAATTCCATTCCATCTCTGGTTGCCTGACTCCTATGCAGAGTCTCCATCTTCAATTACAGTATTTTTAGCTGGAGCAGTAACAAAGCTTGGATTTTATGGATTAGCCCGCACAGTAACAATATTCTCTCTTAATTACGAAGAAATAAAGACTCTTGTGATAACCCTTTCATCATTAAGCATGTTGATTGGCGCTATCCTTGCATTTAATCAAAGAGATATCAAAAAATTGATTGCCTACATAAGCATAAGTGAGATGGGATTTATAGCGTCAGCTCTGGCTTTGAAGAGTTATGAAGGATTATTCGGAGGCATTTTCCATATTATAAATCATACTGTTATGAAAGGGATATTATTTTTTTCAGCAGGAGCAATAATCTATGCCACAGGAAGCAGAAAAATTGAGGAAATAAAGAGATCAATTGGCAAAATGCCTACGATTACCATATTGTTTTTTATCGGTTCACTGGCAGCAGGAGGAATGCCACTTTTTGCAAGCTTTTTAAGTTCAGTTACAATATTTATTGCCATTACCAGTGAAGGTTTTTTATGGGTATCAATAGTCTTAATTTTATCAGAGTTTATCTGTGCCATTGCTCTTTTAAGGACAGCAATATCAATATTCTGGGAGAAAAATGAAAAAATTGAGGTTTTCACAAGCCCTGTGCCTTTTTCAATGATATTTTGTACTGGAGTTTTTGCTGTAGTATTAATCATTTTTGGAATATATCCAGAAATTATTCATCCTGTTATTGACATGGCAACAAAGGGAATTATAAAAATCGCTGGCTAA
- a CDS encoding NADH-quinone oxidoreductase subunit B family protein — protein MSLLKKLAQKALKKSIWIFHVNTGACNGCDIELLDVLTPYYDIERFGMKAVSSPRHADALVISGPVTRPTVEFVKSVYEATPEPKIVIALGSCATAGGIWFDSYNVVGGVDKVIPVNLYIPGCPPRPEAILFGIAQALGISKKKIKPLVAEQIGIE, from the coding sequence ATGTCTTTGCTTAAAAAATTAGCTCAAAAGGCACTAAAAAAATCAATATGGATATTTCATGTAAACACAGGAGCATGCAATGGCTGTGATATAGAACTTCTTGATGTACTTACTCCTTACTATGACATTGAAAGATTTGGAATGAAAGCAGTAAGTTCTCCACGACATGCAGATGCACTTGTTATTTCAGGACCTGTAACAAGACCTACTGTAGAGTTTGTTAAATCAGTTTATGAAGCAACTCCTGAGCCAAAGATTGTTATTGCTCTTGGCTCCTGTGCAACAGCAGGTGGAATATGGTTTGACAGCTACAATGTAGTTGGTGGAGTTGATAAAGTAATTCCAGTAAATTTATACATCCCAGGATGTCCTCCCCGTCCTGAGGCAATTCTCTTTGGAATTGCTCAAGCTCTTGGAATATCAAAAAAGAAAATAAAACCTCTTGTGGCAGAACAAATTGGAATTGAATGA
- a CDS encoding hydrogenase 3 maturation endopeptidase HyCI, with product MELNEFLKQIKGRVLIAGIGNPLRGDDAVGSYIVKALSNEKINAILIDCEDKPERFIDKIIQHKPDTVIFIDAVHMNHEPAAVVFLKEENLLHTGISSHQSNLKMCIEYIRSKIKTEIFIIGIQPENTDFGKSVSEKVLGVAEILKNILIQALKK from the coding sequence TTGGAATTGAATGAATTTTTAAAACAGATTAAAGGAAGGGTTTTAATCGCAGGAATAGGCAATCCCTTAAGAGGAGATGATGCCGTAGGTTCATACATTGTAAAAGCACTTAGTAATGAAAAAATAAATGCAATATTGATTGACTGTGAAGATAAACCTGAGAGATTTATTGACAAAATAATCCAGCATAAACCAGATACAGTTATTTTTATTGATGCTGTGCATATGAATCATGAACCTGCAGCAGTAGTTTTTTTAAAAGAGGAGAATTTACTGCACACAGGAATCTCAAGCCATCAGAGTAATCTTAAAATGTGTATTGAATACATAAGATCAAAAATCAAAACTGAAATCTTCATAATTGGCATTCAACCTGAAAATACGGATTTTGGAAAATCAGTGAGTGAAAAAGTTTTAGGGGTGGCAGAAATTTTAAAAAATATTTTAATTCAAGCTTTAAAAAAGTAG
- the rgy gene encoding reverse gyrase yields MIPVLFKKLCPNCGGEINSQRLEKGLPCEKCLPDEEIDPCKFIESGNYIEICQINEHVKKWENHFEKCIKSNPWSLQKTWAKRVFSGSSFALLAPTGVGKTSFGISMASYLAREDKKSYIIVPTKLLVEQVCKRLEDFGLKDEILAFNETTAKLKERLKKEDFKVLITTSMFLYKNQKIIPENFNFIFIDDVDSFLKTAKNVDKVLYLLGFSPSDIAKALELILLKAKANKTDTDWKKINEIQKELDKLKSHKKGVLVVSSATSQPRSKRIKIFRELLGFEIGTPTFYLRNVVDVFTERGSLVEWIKKLGNGGLVFISSDKGKEGINEVIREFKKNGIKAVSYENINDTAIHSFETGKVDVLVGIASYKNPLARGFDMPHAVRYALFHGVPKIVISLKFESNLSHLLWSVSSIRSFIVKKLPEYTQKINSWINQLRKFQSLTEEFISLKHSLRKRIDSLREEIGNFFSSKEVLNLLNSSDEITLRFTEEGYLMMVSDATGYLQASGRTSRMYAGGITKGLSLILVDDKATFKHLMRKVKWFSDEIKFLPVEEIDLDSILKEIDRDRAKIKEFFKTKKHEDSKDPLKPVLIIVESPNKARTIANFFGKPVKRKIFDHDIFETSIEDRYIMLTSSYGHILDLIKNEAFYGVLVNKNIIPIYETIEDKDSIIKSIRKIAVEAEQVLIATDPDTEGEKIGWDIHEILKPYVKDIKRMEFHEVTKKAVIKALKEPRDFDLNLVKAQIVRRIADRWIGFEFSQLLQKNFGKQTLSAGRVQTPVLGWIINREKEYKEKIYKVVFLIGENNKKLRISFDFEDKQEAMKFFAGLKEAQIEIISEEEKIEMPQPPYRTDTMLKDAGDFYKFSLPKTMELAQTLFELGFITYHRTDSQRVSDAGINVAKEFIKEEFGLEYFLPRLWFEGGAHECIRPTKAIEPEELSSMLITGQIEGLSKEHLLLYEMIFRRFIASQMRPVKSKYREILIKALDKQQKINLRTEIIEDGWNRILKIETYPAEEGIFNIENTKQIKQQPKVYLYTYSELVAKMKEKGIGRPSTYASIVEKLLDRKYIFESKGFLIPTELGKTVYFYLNQKEEIKSFLSEEFTEQLESFMDKVEEGIIDYEKLLHDLYKKILKTRKR; encoded by the coding sequence ATGATTCCAGTCCTGTTTAAAAAGTTATGTCCTAACTGCGGTGGGGAGATAAACTCTCAAAGACTGGAAAAAGGTCTTCCCTGTGAAAAATGCCTTCCCGATGAAGAGATTGATCCCTGTAAATTCATAGAATCAGGAAATTATATAGAAATTTGCCAGATTAACGAACATGTTAAAAAATGGGAAAACCATTTTGAAAAATGTATAAAATCAAACCCATGGAGTCTTCAAAAAACATGGGCAAAAAGAGTTTTTTCTGGCAGTTCCTTTGCTCTTTTAGCACCAACAGGAGTTGGCAAAACTTCTTTTGGAATCTCTATGGCATCATATCTTGCAAGGGAAGATAAAAAGTCATACATTATTGTGCCAACAAAACTTTTAGTTGAACAGGTCTGTAAGCGTTTAGAAGATTTTGGACTTAAAGATGAGATTCTTGCTTTTAATGAAACCACTGCAAAACTTAAAGAAAGACTAAAAAAAGAGGATTTCAAAGTTCTCATTACCACATCAATGTTCCTTTATAAAAATCAGAAAATAATTCCAGAAAACTTCAACTTTATTTTTATTGACGATGTAGATTCCTTTTTAAAAACAGCCAAAAATGTTGATAAAGTTCTCTATTTACTCGGATTTTCTCCATCTGACATTGCAAAAGCTCTTGAACTCATTTTACTTAAAGCAAAGGCTAACAAAACTGATACTGACTGGAAAAAGATAAATGAAATTCAGAAAGAGCTTGACAAATTAAAAAGTCACAAGAAAGGTGTGCTTGTGGTATCTTCTGCCACCAGTCAACCTCGTTCAAAGAGAATAAAAATTTTTCGTGAACTTCTGGGATTTGAAATTGGCACTCCCACATTTTATTTAAGAAATGTTGTTGATGTCTTTACTGAAAGAGGTTCATTGGTTGAATGGATTAAAAAACTTGGTAATGGAGGGCTGGTTTTTATCTCTTCTGATAAAGGGAAAGAGGGAATAAATGAAGTTATAAGGGAATTCAAAAAAAATGGAATAAAGGCAGTATCCTATGAAAATATAAATGATACAGCAATACACAGTTTTGAAACAGGTAAAGTAGATGTTTTAGTGGGTATAGCTTCTTATAAAAATCCTTTAGCTCGTGGATTTGACATGCCCCATGCTGTCAGATACGCACTTTTTCATGGAGTACCAAAAATTGTTATTTCCTTAAAGTTTGAATCAAACCTGAGTCATCTTTTATGGTCAGTCTCTTCAATTCGTTCTTTTATTGTTAAAAAATTACCAGAATACACACAGAAAATAAACAGCTGGATTAATCAATTAAGAAAATTTCAATCTCTAACCGAAGAGTTTATAAGTTTAAAACACTCTCTCAGAAAGAGAATAGACAGTTTAAGAGAAGAAATCGGCAATTTTTTCTCATCAAAAGAAGTTTTGAATTTACTGAATTCTTCTGACGAAATAACACTTAGATTCACTGAAGAAGGCTATCTTATGATGGTATCCGATGCTACGGGGTATCTACAGGCAAGTGGAAGAACTTCAAGAATGTATGCGGGTGGAATTACAAAGGGACTTTCATTAATTTTAGTAGATGATAAAGCTACTTTTAAACATCTTATGAGAAAGGTAAAATGGTTCAGTGATGAAATAAAGTTTTTGCCTGTAGAGGAGATTGACTTAGACAGTATTTTAAAAGAAATTGATAGGGACAGGGCAAAAATTAAAGAGTTTTTCAAAACAAAGAAACATGAGGACAGTAAAGATCCACTGAAACCTGTTTTAATTATTGTAGAGTCTCCAAATAAAGCAAGAACCATTGCAAACTTTTTTGGCAAACCTGTAAAAAGAAAAATCTTTGATCATGACATTTTTGAAACATCCATTGAAGACAGATATATAATGCTTACATCCTCTTATGGACACATTCTTGATTTGATAAAAAATGAAGCTTTTTATGGAGTATTAGTTAACAAGAACATTATTCCAATTTATGAAACCATTGAAGATAAAGACTCAATAATCAAAAGCATAAGAAAAATTGCTGTAGAGGCAGAGCAGGTTCTTATTGCTACAGATCCCGATACTGAAGGAGAAAAGATAGGCTGGGATATTCACGAGATATTAAAACCCTACGTGAAAGATATAAAGAGAATGGAATTTCACGAAGTTACTAAAAAAGCAGTAATTAAAGCATTAAAAGAACCAAGAGATTTTGATTTAAATCTTGTTAAAGCCCAGATCGTAAGAAGAATTGCTGATAGATGGATTGGATTTGAGTTTTCTCAGTTACTTCAAAAAAATTTCGGAAAACAAACTCTTTCAGCTGGAAGAGTTCAAACTCCTGTATTAGGCTGGATAATTAACAGGGAAAAGGAATACAAAGAAAAAATCTATAAAGTTGTATTTTTAATAGGAGAAAATAATAAAAAACTAAGAATTAGTTTTGACTTTGAAGATAAACAGGAAGCCATGAAATTTTTTGCCGGTTTAAAAGAAGCTCAAATTGAAATTATTTCAGAGGAAGAAAAAATAGAAATGCCTCAACCTCCTTACAGAACTGATACGATGCTTAAAGATGCTGGAGATTTTTATAAATTTTCCCTACCAAAAACAATGGAACTTGCTCAAACCCTTTTTGAACTTGGATTTATAACTTATCACAGAACAGACTCTCAAAGAGTCTCTGATGCTGGAATTAATGTGGCAAAGGAATTCATAAAAGAAGAGTTTGGTCTGGAATACTTTTTACCAAGACTCTGGTTTGAAGGAGGTGCCCATGAATGCATCAGACCTACAAAAGCAATTGAACCTGAAGAATTAAGCTCAATGCTCATAACTGGACAGATTGAAGGACTAAGTAAAGAACATCTTCTTCTTTATGAAATGATTTTTAGAAGATTTATTGCAAGCCAGATGAGACCAGTTAAGTCTAAATATAGAGAAATTCTAATCAAAGCATTGGATAAACAACAAAAAATTAACTTGCGGACAGAGATAATTGAAGACGGCTGGAACAGAATTTTAAAAATTGAGACTTATCCTGCGGAAGAAGGTATTTTTAATATAGAAAATACCAAACAAATCAAACAACAGCCAAAGGTTTATCTTTACACTTACAGTGAGCTTGTAGCAAAAATGAAGGAAAAGGGAATTGGAAGACCTTCAACCTATGCCAGCATTGTTGAAAAACTCCTTGATAGAAAATATATCTTTGAATCAAAAGGCTTTTTAATTCCTACAGAGCTTGGTAAAACCGTGTATTTTTATTTAAATCAAAAAGAAGAGATAAAAAGCTTTCTTTCCGAAGAATTTACAGAACAGCTTGAATCATTCATGGATAAAGTGGAAGAAGGTATTATTGATTATGAAAAACTGCTTCATGATTTATATAAAAAGATTTTAAAAACAAGAAAACGTTGA
- a CDS encoding AMP-binding protein, giving the protein MKIDVTTLYGRRAINRWERVSVGDIMERVTWSFPDKEALIAWAGACSDESLKRVTYRQGDRIANQFANALLEQGLKRADRVLFYCANSVEFFLAQIGTIKAGGVIVPVNVMLAPDLLDYIINHVEPSFLVTDTKTYPRAQEIFKRSKIHPLVTIPIGGDAVSGSKSFFEFIESQPDSEPEVEIHGDDIFQIQYTAGTTGMPKGVMHSHIYMYFCGIGWAMSHRGVLLTETDIRTGIFYPIFHIACQGMTFGTLLCGGTAIISRGIDHYSMAEAISKEKITWVFAAPHDFYRICEIIEENPEKYDTTSLKAISYGWGPFRPDYDKRMRKIFEENLLIVGNDGQTECVYDTRMWHHKWYKKYEEKEPAFNYLGVPHPFYATTIMDDSGKICAPGIVGHKVMRSPVMMAGYYKDEEATRHAFRFGWFDGGDAAMYDEEGLIIMVDRYKDIIKCGGANVSSIRVEQILKLHPKVENVAVVGLPHPKWEEAPVAFVVLKEGENTTEKELLSFCRYRLAFYEIPKAIIFIESLPQTVGGKIQKYKLKEEYKNLFI; this is encoded by the coding sequence ATGAAAATTGATGTTACAACGCTTTATGGAAGAAGAGCAATTAATAGATGGGAAAGAGTTTCAGTCGGTGATATTATGGAAAGAGTTACATGGTCTTTTCCTGATAAAGAAGCTTTAATTGCATGGGCTGGTGCTTGCTCTGATGAATCATTAAAAAGAGTAACATACAGACAGGGTGATAGAATTGCAAATCAGTTTGCAAATGCTTTACTTGAACAAGGACTCAAAAGGGCAGATAGAGTTCTTTTTTATTGCGCCAATTCTGTAGAGTTTTTTCTGGCTCAGATAGGGACAATAAAAGCTGGCGGAGTGATAGTTCCTGTAAATGTTATGTTAGCTCCAGATTTACTGGATTACATAATAAATCATGTGGAACCAAGCTTTTTAGTTACAGATACGAAAACCTATCCAAGAGCACAGGAGATTTTTAAAAGAAGTAAAATTCATCCCCTTGTTACAATTCCAATAGGTGGAGATGCTGTATCTGGAAGCAAAAGTTTTTTTGAATTTATTGAATCCCAACCCGATTCCGAGCCAGAAGTGGAAATACACGGAGATGATATATTTCAGATTCAATATACAGCAGGAACCACAGGAATGCCAAAAGGAGTTATGCATTCTCATATTTACATGTATTTTTGTGGAATTGGCTGGGCAATGAGCCATAGAGGAGTTTTACTTACAGAAACTGATATAAGAACAGGAATTTTTTATCCAATTTTTCACATAGCCTGTCAGGGAATGACTTTTGGTACTCTTCTTTGCGGCGGAACTGCTATCATTTCAAGAGGAATTGATCATTACAGCATGGCAGAGGCTATATCTAAGGAAAAAATAACATGGGTTTTTGCTGCGCCACATGATTTTTACAGAATCTGTGAAATAATAGAGGAAAATCCAGAAAAATATGATACAACATCTCTTAAGGCGATTTCTTATGGATGGGGACCTTTCAGACCTGATTATGATAAAAGAATGAGAAAGATATTTGAAGAAAATCTTTTAATTGTTGGAAATGATGGGCAGACTGAATGCGTGTATGATACAAGAATGTGGCATCATAAGTGGTATAAAAAGTACGAAGAAAAAGAACCTGCTTTTAATTATCTTGGAGTACCTCATCCTTTTTACGCAACAACAATAATGGATGACAGTGGTAAAATATGTGCTCCTGGAATTGTAGGACACAAAGTTATGCGTTCTCCTGTTATGATGGCAGGATATTACAAAGATGAAGAAGCAACCCGTCACGCTTTCAGATTTGGATGGTTTGATGGAGGAGATGCAGCTATGTATGATGAAGAAGGGCTTATTATAATGGTTGACAGATACAAGGATATAATAAAATGCGGTGGTGCCAATGTTTCAAGCATCCGTGTTGAACAGATTTTAAAACTTCATCCAAAGGTAGAAAATGTTGCAGTAGTTGGACTTCCTCATCCAAAATGGGAGGAAGCTCCTGTAGCCTTTGTTGTTTTAAAAGAAGGAGAAAATACAACAGAAAAAGAATTATTATCTTTTTGTAGATACAGGCTTGCTTTTTATGAAATTCCTAAAGCTATAATCTTTATAGAAAGTCTTCCACAGACAGTGGGTGGAAAAATTCAGAAATATAAACTGAAAGAGGAGTATAAAAATCTTTTTATATGA
- a CDS encoding alginate export family protein, whose protein sequence is MSFPFFAFAIEHETGGAIRLRQEILDNFIYLGTTHSPADDRSYFRLRIQLWDNVKFNDKISLYARLATEPRYHVSGPYRVTLDNGTNLKRLDQDEIFIDNLYLDLKTPFNLPLNLRIGRQDFLGKDMYGEGFIIFDGTPADGSRSFYFNAVKLQLILAEGHTVDFVYISDPVTDVYLPSLHPSAYDTEKETSRLYINHKKRVTATHEQGFLIYGRNKLSQKFTVEPYYLYKTEDEWDGNPELNFHTFGMRAVFKINDEWSLRGEMARQIGKYSDGKDKTGFGGYIFLAKAFPQVKLSPKIEAGFVYLSGDNRNTPNKDESWNPPFSRAAFTNELFAYIVIPETLSKGGPIPGYWTNLKEVVTKLILTPSKNANLCFSYQHLWADKKTNFIGTLSQMFSNEGYDRGHMLTFLGTYQFTKNIDGLLQFEYFIPEDFYTSKAKNATFIRWQIQYKL, encoded by the coding sequence TTGTCTTTTCCTTTTTTTGCCTTTGCAATTGAACATGAGACAGGGGGTGCCATAAGACTCAGACAGGAAATACTTGATAATTTCATTTACCTTGGAACAACCCACTCACCAGCTGATGATAGAAGCTATTTTAGATTGAGAATTCAACTCTGGGATAATGTTAAGTTTAATGATAAAATCTCTCTTTACGCAAGACTGGCAACAGAGCCGAGATATCATGTTTCAGGTCCATATCGGGTTACTCTTGACAATGGAACAAATTTAAAAAGGCTTGATCAGGATGAAATCTTTATTGACAACCTTTATTTAGATCTTAAAACTCCCTTTAACCTTCCCTTAAACCTCAGAATCGGAAGACAGGATTTTCTTGGAAAAGACATGTATGGAGAAGGATTTATAATTTTTGATGGAACTCCTGCTGATGGATCAAGAAGCTTTTATTTCAATGCTGTTAAACTTCAGCTTATCTTAGCTGAAGGACATACTGTTGACTTTGTTTACATATCAGATCCTGTAACAGATGTTTATCTTCCGAGCCTTCATCCTTCTGCATATGATACAGAAAAAGAAACAAGCAGGCTTTATATAAATCACAAAAAAAGAGTTACTGCCACTCATGAACAGGGCTTTTTAATATATGGAAGAAATAAACTCTCTCAGAAATTTACAGTTGAGCCATATTATCTTTACAAGACAGAGGATGAATGGGATGGCAACCCTGAGCTTAATTTTCATACTTTTGGAATGAGAGCAGTCTTCAAGATAAACGATGAATGGTCATTAAGAGGAGAAATGGCTCGCCAGATTGGTAAATACTCTGATGGGAAAGATAAAACAGGATTTGGTGGATATATTTTTTTAGCAAAGGCTTTTCCACAGGTAAAACTATCTCCAAAAATTGAAGCAGGCTTTGTTTATTTATCTGGAGATAATAGAAATACACCTAATAAAGATGAATCATGGAATCCTCCTTTTTCAAGAGCTGCATTTACAAATGAGCTCTTTGCATATATAGTTATTCCAGAGACTTTATCAAAAGGAGGTCCGATACCGGGTTACTGGACAAACTTAAAGGAAGTGGTAACAAAATTAATTTTAACTCCTTCCAAAAATGCTAATCTTTGTTTTTCATATCAGCATCTCTGGGCAGATAAAAAAACTAATTTCATAGGAACACTTAGTCAGATGTTTTCAAACGAAGGTTATGACAGAGGGCATATGTTAACTTTTCTTGGAACATATCAGTTTACAAAAAATATTGACGGACTTTTACAGTTTGAATACTTCATACCTGAAGACTTTTATACATCAAAAGCAAAAAATGCCACATTTATAAGATGGCAAATTCAGTATAAACTTTAG